The Horticoccus luteus DNA window GCTGCTCACGTTCGTCGGCAGCGCCGCGAAATCAGGCTGGTAAGTTTCGTCGACAGAACCGTCCGCGTTGAGCCGCACGAGAAACGGATGCTCGCCGCCATTGACCTTGCGCGCGGCGCTGGCCACCAGCAGCCGGCCATCGGGCAGCACCACGGCGGACTGCACCGCGTTGCCCACGCCGGCTCCGGGAAGAATGACCTGGGCGAGATCAACGGCGACGACATACCCCAGGGTGAACTCCCCAAACACCGTGGGCAGGGTCGCATCGACGTGCCCATCGTCGGCCAGCCACACGAGTTTCAGATTTTCCTCGCGCGTGCTATCCGGCGTGAACACCGCGACAAGCACGCGACCATCCGCCGTCGCCGCGAGCCAGTTGGCCGACAACAAATCCAGATCGGCCGGCGGGTTGAAGGTCGGGTCGAGCGTGCCATCGGCGAGCAGGCGCACGAGCTGCGTTTCGCGGTGATGCACCCCGTGGGCATCGGCCGCGCCCAGCGTCGTCTGGCGCCCGATGAGACGCCCGTCGGGCAGGTGGAAAACGGGGACGACCGCCTCCGGCGTGAACGCAGGATCCAAAGTGCCGTCGGCGAAAAAACGCGCGCTGCCCGCCCGCGGCTGATCGTCGATGTGCGTGAAGTATCCCTCCGCGCGCACGCCGCCGCCGGCATCGAGCGCGAGACGCGACACGTTGCCCTGTGACCGCAGCGCGAGGGTGGTCGGCAGCGTAGTGAGCGAACCCGCCGCCAGATCGACAACGCACAGTTTCGGGTCGGCCATGCCGGGCACTTCCCAGTAGCTCCATTCCATGAAGACTCCCGGCACCATCGTGAGCGCCCCCTGCACGATCGCCACGCAACCATCGGACAGCGCGGCGGCGAGGTGCTGCGTGCGTTCGGCGCCGGGCAGATCGCGAAAATCCCGTTCCAGGCTCCCGTCACTGCGCAGAAGATACACGACGTTGACCGCCAGCGCATCCGTCGTCGGCCGCGCCCCGAGCTCGATCGCGATCCGCCCATCCTCGAGCACGATGACGCGGGAGATGTTGTCCAAATTCGAAATCGCCGGAGTGAACGCCGGATCCCTCGTCCCGTCCGCCTTGAATTTCGTCAGGTCGCCATTCCCCGCGAGCACTTCGCCGTCGGGCGTCGCCGCAAGCAGCCGGAAAGTGCGACCCTCGGCCGGCGCGAAGGCCGCATCGAGCGCACCCGTCGACGTGAGGCGCACGAAGTAGTAAGTCGCCGGGCCATCGGACCCATAGCTGACCCCGCTCAACACGGTGCGACCGTCCGAATCGACCACGAGCGATTCCACGCTCAAGGCCGGATTGGCCCACGACGTTGCAAACGCAGGATCCACCGTGCCGTCGGTGAGGATGCGCGCGAGGCTGTTGCGCGGCTGGCCGTTGACCGTCGTGAACTCGCCCCACGCGATCAGCGCGCCATCGGGTTGCCGCGCCAGCTTGACCAACGTGCGATCGAACGTGACTGCGGCAAACGCCGGATCGATGCGCCCATCGGCCAGCAGGCGCACGACGCGAATCGGTTCGCCCGTGCCGTCGTTCGGATACGACACGCCATACGCCGGCCCGGTGACCGCCGCCACCTTGCCGTCCGGGAGTGGCACAACCGAAAACACCGCCCGCCCGCTGCCGATGTCAGCCGCGAACGAAGGATCGCGCGAGCCGTCCGCGAGCAGCCGCACCACGCCGGATCCGCCGATCGCCGTGCCATTGACGTAGTTAAAATGGCCCACCGCGAAAAGCTGCCCCGCCGGCGTGCCAACGAAGGCCGTGCCTTCCAACGTCTGCGCTTCACTCTCGATCCGCGGCGCGAACGTCGCGTCGAGTTCCACGCGCTGCGCGAACACCGGCGCGACCGCGAAAAGTAAACACCCGCCCAGCAACCATCGCGCATTCATCCTTCGTGCCGCGTCGACACGCATAACGGCCAGCGGCTCACGCCCTCCAAATCGCGCCGCGATCGCCGCCTGTGGTCCGGGGAGCGCACGCATCCCGCGTGCTGCTCTCCGCGCCTCGCCGAGAACGGTTCGAATCAGTCGCACGAGGCCGCCCAAACCGAAGCGCGACACGTGTGCGCTCGCCTGCCTCGTGCCCGCAAGCGACTGCCGCTGCTGGGCCAATTGAATCCATCGTGAAACGAGAGCGGCGACGAGCGGCGCGAGGCAGGAGAAGTGGCGGGACATACGAAGCGTGGTTGAAACGCACCGGCCGGGCGTGGCGAAGAGAATGCTGCCTCACCCGCGGTGCGTCACCTTCTATTACGTGCGTCCGGACGACCTGGAGTCATCTCTGCGTCGCTGTAACATCGTAAGCCCTGGAATGAGTCGAAGCGTGCACGCCCCACTGCGCGGCCGCCACGGACGCCTGACTCTTCCCATCGCCAAGAACCACCGCGACACCAACCACGAGCGCCCGCGTCCAGTTTGAGGGTCGCTTTTGCCGATTCAGGTTTCCCGTTTTCGACCGGGCTCCCTTTCCGCCAGCACGCGCTGCAACCGCGCCACCGTTCGCGCCGCGTGCTTCTTGGTCAACGCATGCTCCCAAATCCGCACGACACGCCAGCCGGTCTGCTTTAGGAGCCGGTTCACCTCCCGGTCCCGCGCCCGGTTATGCAGAATCTTCGCCCGCCAGAACTCCGCGTTCTGCTTCGGCCAAGTCGCATGTTTCGGACACCCATGCCAGAAACAGCCGTCAACAAAGACCGCCACGCGCTGCGCCGGAAAGACGAAATCGGGCTTGCCGATGATCGGACGATGCCGACGCCAACCCGTCACTTGGTGCGCCCGGAAGATTGCGATGAGCCGCAACTCCGTACCCCGGTTGCCGCGGCCGCGAATCGCCGCCATGACCGCCGATCGCTGGGCGACGGAAAACACGTCCGTGCCGGTGGACCTGCATCGTCCCCGGTGGCAAAGCGCGTTTTCGGGCTTGCCTGGTCGCCTGGTATTACCAGGGTGTTGCCTTGTATTACCAGGTTGTCCCGGCGAAGACGTCTCTCCTCTGTTGCGATGAACAAACTTGCTCTTCTCTTTCATTCTGAAATTCGGGCGGAAATGCTCCGCCTCCTGTTTGGCGCGCGCCAGCGGGAAATGTATCGGGCCGAGCTCATTGGTCACACGCGGTTCGCCCAGCGTTCCGTGGAAGAGGAACTCGAAAAACTCGTCCGCCTCGAGCTGCTCATCACCACGAAGGATGGCAACCGCCGCTACTACATCGCCAACCAGGCGCACCCCCTCTATCCTGAGCTGCGGAGCATTGTTCTGAAAACCTCCGGGCTCGTTGACCTTCTCGCCGAGGTTTTGCCGCCAAAAAAGATCACCGCTGCCTTCGTCTTCGGCTCGATCGCCGCCAAGAGCGAGCGGGCCGACAGCGATGTTGATTTGATGATCATCGGCGAGATCACCCATCGGACCCTCGCCTCCGCGATGCGGGCGGCGGCCGGGCGCATCGGCCGGG harbors:
- a CDS encoding very short patch repair endonuclease codes for the protein MKEKSKFVHRNRGETSSPGQPGNTRQHPGNTRRPGKPENALCHRGRCRSTGTDVFSVAQRSAVMAAIRGRGNRGTELRLIAIFRAHQVTGWRRHRPIIGKPDFVFPAQRVAVFVDGCFWHGCPKHATWPKQNAEFWRAKILHNRARDREVNRLLKQTGWRVVRIWEHALTKKHAARTVARLQRVLAEREPGRKRET
- a CDS encoding nucleotidyltransferase domain-containing protein, translated to MYRAELIGHTRFAQRSVEEELEKLVRLELLITTKDGNRRYYIANQAHPLYPELRSIVLKTSGLVDLLAEVLPPKKITAAFVFGSIAAKSERADSDVDLMIIGEITHRTLASAMRAAAGRIGREINPHFFTPAEFRRRLAAKDHFLGDVMAKSKLFIIGGENELGALVRGRVAATA